The Arachis hypogaea cultivar Tifrunner chromosome 16, arahy.Tifrunner.gnm2.J5K5, whole genome shotgun sequence genome contains a region encoding:
- the LOC112758803 gene encoding two-component response regulator 24-like, giving the protein MAPNEDSATKLTALVVDDDRQVRMIHQWMLNKVGVKNQAAENGKEAVQIHCSGQGFDLILMDKEMPLMNGIEATKELRSMGICSKIVGVSSHSEEKQIQEFMEAGLDDYLVKPLNMAKLRSILDNIM; this is encoded by the exons ATGGCACCTAATGAAGACTCAGCAACAAAATTAACAGCACTTGTTGTGGATGATGATAGACAAGTAAGGATGATTCATCAGTGGATGCTGAACAAAGTTGGAGTGAAGAATCAGGCAGCGGAGAATGGAAAAGAAGCCGTACAAATTCATTGCTCTGGTCAAGGATTTGACCTCATTCTCATGGACAAGGAAATGCCTTTGATGAATGGCATTGAG GCAACAAAGGAACTTCGTTCAATGGGCATTTGTAGCAAAATTGTTGGGGTGTCATCTCACTCAGAGGAAAAGCAAATACAAGAATTTATGGAAGCAGGGCTTGATGATTATCTAGTCAAACCTTTGAACATGGCTAAGCTGCGTTCAATTCTTGATAATATCATGTGA